In a single window of the Cucumis melo cultivar AY chromosome 11, USDA_Cmelo_AY_1.0, whole genome shotgun sequence genome:
- the LOC127143930 gene encoding regulatory-associated protein of TOR 1-like, whose amino-acid sequence MTGLGFEIISSSSASHVHGGLLAAGFFDGSVKLYDARIPELLVCTMRPHVQKVEKVVGIGFQPGLDSSKIVSASQAGDIQFLDIRNQRDRYLTIDAHRGSLTALAVHRHAPILASGSAKQLIKVFSLDGDQLGTIRYHQQACFHCWWNQT is encoded by the exons ATGACTG gTTTAGGTTTTGAGATTATTAGCTCTAGT TCTGCTTCTCATGTCCATGGGGGTCTTCTTGCAGCTGGTTTCTTTGATGGTTCTGTCAAGCTTTATGATGCTCGCATTCCTGAATT GCTTGTCTGCACAATGCGCCCACATGTGCAAAAAGTAGAAAAGGTTGTGGGGATTGGCTTTCAACCCGGACTTGATTCGTCGAAG ATTGTCAGTGCCTCTCAGGCTGGTGATATTCAATTTCTGGATATCAGAAATCAGAGGGATCGGTATCTAACCATCGATGCTCACAGAGGTTCACTTACAGCACTAGCCGTTCATAGACATGCTCCTATCTTAGCTAGCGGTTCAGCCAAACAGTTAATTAAGGTCTTCAGCCTAGATGGCGATCAACTAGGCACCATTAGATACCATCAACAAGCGtgttttcattgttggtggaatcagacttga